One Osmerus mordax isolate fOsmMor3 chromosome 26, fOsmMor3.pri, whole genome shotgun sequence DNA segment encodes these proteins:
- the vwa3a gene encoding LOW QUALITY PROTEIN: von Willebrand factor A domain-containing protein 3B (The sequence of the model RefSeq protein was modified relative to this genomic sequence to represent the inferred CDS: deleted 2 bases in 1 codon; substituted 1 base at 1 genomic stop codon) translates to MDEFMEDVEQMSSSPVWLKTHGLKEGKLCLSKIINQISFRHSEDYVQSLRKSVASQYGEGLFPQFNKDGSCYNLTATPERLQELCFLLEEKAQLYHCRVAWLTTGSRQVFGVIQEDAVSLVLDLGGGIGSQDQLGKDAVCRVLKEQVSRVAKFNLICSGITVRSWMRRAVAASEYHIRAAERWLRGLAPEPSCPASTTAALQKAMEDPTIQAVYLFVVGDFEGSVTDVLRNRPPGNMKPVHTVLFLSKEEETLAALRELSQLTAGRFHAHTGMRGGEGEPLVSAEKRGSSEVASQPAGRPPGGGVREDVYLVWWERQEALRARDVVLDIQRQTIADQTHPDSMCPDVCSPVESLSSREWLSRFGLIPQKLDVFGALADCAFRHSDGVVDVKCQPTNKTTQSDAVRRKMLVNAKYCEGFAHTKWRDGSLVHVYVPAEKLRRYEERMAAFLQNVERRLTELRSGSKDLFGTVLEDHLYLLIDTSESMKDHLPLLKDKIHQLIKEQLCHKSKINVVAFGSRVACWRSRLTDVNPHSLDSVCWWIKGLQAAGSTNTLEALGQAFTDRDMQAVYLLTDGRPDQPIGSILEQVRRWGPTSIPVHTISFNCDDQEANDFLLDLARETQGRFHCYHPATQGSPLPQHYESEDIHLLKCEMKRGEGDLRRVRSLRAECVMLDAFHHESRREINSGRARQKGNSAPTWQNSTRHQKEEPLGSAVKRPHSERCQPKPEEHKGQTAAGILGLVRSGLAGSDQDPTLTDRPPSPTQDWMLSETQLLLQRNAEKQEQVLQKLRLGSSDGDTTGQEKIKPRQSLDVSSAEWLKSNSLEARRLTFREAVTPASILHTPKHLPLLDKQVFSKVFDEACPLLHISLGSKQRMAVINPLALNLEGYKIKLQKVLNAYERRLNRMVWRCLTQEERDQFGGDEPVSFRVHRSPLLGALERLGWPLALEDVTLLEEQIHMGLSFLQQASDLQRAAQERRSLHTNARRDTNSSSNTPVRKASRRPPDPLRGQRVIARSEVDGYYNSGTVRECVRRRAVVEFTSGGSEIVPPEFLFLVGGAQPCPRLTMGDFVLVADEDSGGRFFPGVVIATPCRLERADRLFSVLQPDGKKVHCQRISMVKISQRRYLQACLDLQQHLLSAKSRSYSDPPSSQRPSNTSTSEGSSVAAEGGNISYMKTRRKARKQENTPEEEGSQQEVEVVHGLXPDPAFQKAAG, encoded by the exons ATGGACGAGTTTATGGAGGACGTGGAACAGATGAGTTCCTCGCCTGTGTGGTTGAAGACACACGGACTAAAGGAAGGCAAACTCTGTCTCTCGAAGATCATCAACCAAATCAGCTTTAGGCACAGCGAAG ATTATGTCCAGTCTCTGAGGAAGTCTGTAGCTTCTCAGTATGGCGAAGGTTTATTTCCCCAGTTCAACAAAGATGGAAGCTGTTACAAC CTGACAGCCACTCCAGAGCGACTGCAGGAACTGTGCTTCTTGTTGGAGGAAAAAGCCCAGTTGTACCACTGCAGGGTGGCCTGGCTCACCACAGGCAGCAGACAGGTGTTTGGGGTGATCCAGGAAGATGCTGTCAGCCTGGTTCTGGACCTTGGTGGTGGGATTGGGTCTCAGGACCAGCTGGGGAAGGATGCTGTGTGCAGGGTCCTCAAAGAGCAGGTGTCACGGGTCGCCAAGTTCAACCTGATCTG CTCTGGCATCACTGTGAGGTCGTGGATGAGGAGAGCTGTGGCCGCCTCAGAGTACCACATCCGGGCTGCGGAGAGGTGGCTGCGTGGCCTAGCCCCGGAGCCGTCCTGCCCGGCCTCCACCACTGCTGCCCTGCAGAAGGCCATGGAGGATCCGACG ATTCAAGCAGTCTACTTGTTTGTTGTTGGAGATTTCGAAGGCAGTGTCACAGACGTGCTGCGGAACAGACCTCCAGGGAACATGAAACCAGTTCATACAGTGTTGTTCCTGTCCAAAGAGGAAGAAACCCTTGCTGCTTTGAGAGAGTTATCACAGCTCACTGCTGGGAG GTTTCATGCTCAcacagggatgagagggggcgaAGGCGAGCCATTAGTCTCCGCAGAGAAGCGGGGAAGCAGTGAGGTAGCATCCCAGCCTGCAGGCCGTCCCCCAG gaggtggggtcAGAGAGGATGTTTATCTGGTGTggtgggagagacaggaggctcTAAGAGCCAGGGACGTGGTTCTGGACATCCAGAGACAGACCATCGCCGATCAGACACACCCTG ACTCCATGTGTCCAGATGTGTGTTCACCGGTTGAGAGCCTCAGCTCCAGGGAGTGGCTGTCGAGGTTTGGATTGATCCCTCAGAAACTAGATGTCTTCGGGGCTCTGGCAGACTGTGCCTTCCGCCACTCTGACGGTGTCGTTGACGTCAAATGCCAACCGACAAACAAGACCACCCAATCAGATGCC GTAAGGAGAAAGATGCTGGTGAACGCTAAGTACTGTGAAGGCTTCGCTCACACGAAGTGGCGTGACGGCTCTCTCGTTCACGTCTACGTCCCGGCGGAGAAGCTCCGGCGGTATGAAGAGAGGATGGCCGCGTTCCTTCAAAACGTCGAGAGGAG ATTAACGGAGCTAAGAAGTGGAAGCAAAGACTTGTTTGGGACTGTTCTAGAAGATCACCTCTACCTCCTCATCGATACCTCCGAGTCAATGAAAGACCACCTGCCTCTGCTTAAAGACAAGATCCACCAACTAATAAAA GAACAACTTTGTCATAAGTCAAAGATTAACGTTGTGGCCTTCGGGTCGCGGGTAGCGTGTTGGAGGAGCAGGCTGACAGACGTGAACCCACACAGCCTGGACAGTGTTTGTTGGTGGATCAAAGGGCTGCAG GCTGCAGGTTCAACCAATACTTTGGAAGCGTTAGGTCAGGCCTTCACTGACCGGGACATGCAAGCTGTTTACCTTCTGACAGATGGGAGGCCTGACCAG CCAATCGGGAGCATCTTGGAGCAGGTTCGTCGCTGGGGCCCTACCAGTATACCAGTGCACACGATCTCCTTTAACTGTGATGACCAGGAGGCCAACGACTTCCTGCTTGATCTGGccagggagacacagggaagGTTCCACTGCTATCACCCTGCCACTCAgggctcccctctcccccagcactATGAG AGTGAGGATATCCACCTTTTGAAGtgtgagatgaagagaggggagggagacctCAGACGGGTCCGGAGTCTCCGGGCAGAGTGTGTGATGTTGGATGCGTTCCACcatgagagcaggagagaaatcAATAG TGGAAGAGCACGTCAGAAGGGTAACAGCGCCCCCACCTGGCAGAACAGCACACGGCACCAAAAAGAGGAACCTCTCGGAAGTGCCGTCAAACGACCACATTCGGAGAGGTGCCAACCCAAACCAGAGGAACATAAAG GACAAACTGCCGCCGGCATACTTGGGCTTGTGAGGAGCGGTCTGGCTGGGAGTGACCAGGACCCCACCCTGACCGacaggccccccagccccacccaggaCTGGATGCTGTCCgagacccagctcctcctccagaggaACGCTGAAAAGCAGGAGCAAGTcctccaga AACTGAGGTTGGGGTCCTCGGATGGGGACACAACAGGTCAGGAAAAGATCAAACCAAGGCA GTCCCTGGATGTGTCGTCCGCTGAGTGGCTGAAGAGCAACAGTCTGGAGGCCAGGAGACTCACCTTCAGAGAGGCCGTGACTCCCGCCTccatcctccacacccccaaacacctccccctgctggacaAACAGGTCTTCTCCAAAGTTTTCGATGAG gcctgtcctctcctgcaCATCAGCCTTGGCAGCAAGCAGCGCATGGCTGTGATCAACCCTCTGGCCCTGAACCTGGAGGGCTACAAGATCAAGCTCCAGAAGGTTCTGAATGCATATGAAAG GCGTTTGAACAGGATGGTGTGGAGATGTTTGActcaagaggagagagatca GTTTGGTGGCGACGAGCCGGTCTCCTTCAGGGTCCACCGGTCCCCCCTGCTGGGGGCCCTGGAGCGGCTGGGCTGGCCCCTGGCCTTAGAGGACGTCACTCTCCTGGAGGAgcagatccacatgggcctctccttcctccagcagGCCTCAGACCTGCAGCGGGCcgcccaggagaggaggagccttCACACC AACGCAAGACGCGACACGAACAGTTCATCGAACACCCCAGTCAGGAAGGCATCCCGGAGACCCCCGGACCCTCTCAGAGGTCAAAGGGTAATCGCCAGGTCAGAGGTTGATGGGTACTACAACTCTG GTacggtgagagagtgtgtgaggaggagggcggtGGTGGAGTTCACCAGCGGAGGCTCTGAGATCGTGCCTCCCGAGTTCCTCTTCCTGGTGGGAGGGGCCCAGCCGTGTCCTCGTCTAACA ATGGGGGACTTTGTCCTGGTGGCGGACGAAGACTCAGGCGGACGCTTCTTCCCCGGGGTTGTCATAGCAACCCCTTGTCGCCTGGAGCGGGCGGACAGATTGTTTTCCGTCCTCCAGCCCGACGGGAAGAAG GTTCACTGTCAGAGGATCAGCATGGTGAAGATCAGCCAGAGGAGGTACCTGCAGGCCTGCCTGGACCTGCAGCAGCATCTCCTGTCAGCCAAGTCCAGGTCTTACTCAGACCCACCATCCAGCCAGAGGCCCTCCAATACCAGCACCTCTGAGGGGA